The following proteins are encoded in a genomic region of Polyangiaceae bacterium:
- a CDS encoding DUF4397 domain-containing protein has product MRSLQLALSFVLPLGLFACTVNTVDPNPVGNAGNGGDGGGTSSSSGMAGAGGDGGGMQQGTAQVRFMNPDFFQSAELHSENQNGNPPAAESLDPTKGTAYLDRAAGTYRFFATGPDGIIAQSDNNVLEEEKQYTVAGLGLGSGNPMMLFKQDDYANIATDHTRFHFINAQSADSSVEMEAWVLYPNPDMTETVKANFKGNYGSINTEELAYAATPVHLEVTWPLPNDPTRKLLVTWNIASFVQQNKDSAVDVYLSFTGQCDIKEPDFSTCNPHFIAQGVSGSTGGAILVSKANTP; this is encoded by the coding sequence ATGCGTAGCCTTCAACTTGCACTTTCTTTCGTTCTTCCTCTCGGCCTTTTCGCTTGCACCGTCAATACGGTCGACCCCAATCCCGTTGGCAACGCAGGAAACGGCGGCGATGGTGGTGGGACCAGCAGCAGCAGCGGAATGGCCGGCGCTGGTGGTGACGGTGGCGGAATGCAACAAGGAACGGCACAAGTACGGTTCATGAATCCGGACTTCTTCCAGTCCGCCGAGCTCCACAGCGAGAATCAAAATGGCAACCCGCCGGCGGCCGAGTCGCTAGATCCTACCAAAGGCACGGCGTATCTCGATCGTGCGGCGGGCACGTACAGGTTTTTCGCGACGGGCCCGGATGGAATCATTGCCCAGAGCGACAACAACGTGCTCGAGGAGGAAAAACAGTACACGGTGGCAGGTCTGGGGTTGGGAAGCGGCAACCCGATGATGCTTTTCAAGCAAGATGATTACGCGAACATCGCTACGGACCACACGCGCTTCCATTTCATCAATGCGCAGTCGGCCGATTCGAGCGTCGAGATGGAGGCTTGGGTTCTCTATCCGAATCCCGATATGACGGAGACGGTGAAGGCCAATTTCAAGGGGAATTACGGCAGCATCAACACCGAAGAGCTCGCGTATGCCGCGACGCCGGTTCATTTGGAGGTGACGTGGCCATTGCCGAACGATCCAACGAGGAAGCTTTTGGTAACCTGGAACATCGCATCTTTCGTCCAGCAAAACAAGGATTCGGCTGTCGACGTTTACCTGAGCTTCACCGGGCAATGCGATATCAAGGAGCCGGATTTCAGTACCTGCAATCCGCACTTCATCGCTCAGGGAGTGAGCGGTTCCACGGGGGGCGCGATTCTCGTCTCCAAGGCCAACACGCCGTGA